A genomic segment from Vespa crabro chromosome 25, iyVesCrab1.2, whole genome shotgun sequence encodes:
- the LOC124432428 gene encoding fatty acyl-CoA reductase wat-like: protein MENNSENRFRKTNMIDVLPERGEQEIALSESSLRDATETKYVPAYIQPIEDDYELTPIQKFYNDQSIFITGGTGFIGKLLIEKLLRECPGITCIYLLIRAKKGKSVHQRMKELIENSLFSTLREKQPTFQNRIVPIKGDCTLPNLDISMVDRATLIREVSIIFHVAATVKFKEKIKLATEINVRSVKDIINLSKEMSKLKSVVHVSTAYSNCFHIPLEEKFYDPPIDPDELINLVNCINEKLLDNITPQLLGIWPNTYVYTKTVAENLIRKHADTIPIGIFRPGMVISTYREPIQGWIDNVYGPTGITTNVFMGLMRIHHCDGSINMEIVPGDLTANGIIASAWDIANNRKSNEDIPIYNYVSKDNSFTFGSFLEKILTYGELVPSEKAIWCPIFDITKYRSMYLFYVYFLHLLPALIIDTLSLCTGKNPRLLRMYNKIHEMTDIVSYFCINEKKFTNERWNELLKKLTLEDRELFYCDMKDLVWNTYFETYFTGVRKYILKDPIETLPQARIKRRRFYLMHQGLKLLIACVLFIITWTMMSRLLVTFGSP from the exons atggaaaataattctGAAA ATCGatttagaaaaacaaatatgataGACGTACTGCCAGAAAGAGGTGAACAAGAAATAGCCCTATCGGAAAGTTCTTTGAGAGATGCTACGGAAACTAAATATGTTCCTGCATATATTCAACCCATTGAGGATGATTACGAACTTACACCCattcaaaaattttacaatgatcaaagtatttttataactgGTGGAACAGGATTCATAGGGAAGTTATTGATCGAGAAATTGTTAAGAGAATGTCCCGGTATCACTTGCATTTACCTATTGATACgtgcaaaaaaaggaaaaagtgtgCATCAACGCATGAAAGAACTAATCGAAAATTCT TTATTTTCCACtttgagagagaaacaacCAACATTCCAGAATCGTATTGTCCCAATCAAGGGCGATTGTACCTTACCGAATCTCGATATATCAATGGTCGATAGAGCTACATTAATACGCGAGGtctcaattatttttcatgtcGCCGCAACCGTTAAgttcaaagagaaaataaaattggcgACAGAAATCAACGTTCGAAgtgtaaaagatataataaatttgtccAAAGAAATGTCAAAACTGAAG AGTGTTGTGCACGTATCAACGGCTTATTCCAATTGTTTTCATATTCCACTTGAGGAGAAATTTTATGACCCACCGATAGATCCTGACGAGTTGATAAATTTGGTGAActgtataaatgaaaaattgctCGACAATATTACCCCACA ATTACTCGGAATATGGCCAAATACTTATGTTTATACGAAAACAGTCGCAGAGAATCTTATAAGAAAGCATGCTGACACTATACCGATTGGAATATTTCGGCCAGGAATGG TGATATCCACTTATCGAGAACCTATTCAAGGGTGGATCGACAACGTGTACGGACCAACAGGAATCACAACAAATGTTTTTATGGGATTAATGCGAATTCACCATTGCGATGGATCGATAAATATGGAGATAGTACCTGGAGATTTGACCGCTAATGGAATAATCGCTAGCGCATGGGATATTGCAAATAATCGAAA aTCCAACGAAGATATTCCCATTTACAATTACGTATCAAAGGACAATTCATTCACTTTCGGAAGCTTTTTGGAAAAGATACTTACATATGGAGAATTGGTACCGTCTGAAAAGGCAATTTGGTGTCCCATCTTTGACATAacaaaatatcgatcgatgtaTCTTTtctacgtatattttttacatttactaCCAGCTCTTATAATCGATACACTCTCTTTGTGCACGGGTAAAAACCCAAG GTTACTcagaatgtataataaaattcacgaAATGACAGATATAGTtagttatttttgtattaacgaaaaaaaatttacgaatgAAAGATGGAACGAATTGTTGAAGAAGTTAACGCTCGAAGATCGTGAATTATTCTATTGTGATATGAAGGATCTCGTTTGGAATACTTATTTTGAAACATACTTCACAGgtgtaagaaaatatatcttaaaGGATCCTATTGAAACACTCCCACAAGCTCGTATAAAAAGGCGAag gTTTTATCTGATGCATCAAGGATTGAAACTTCTTATCGCCTGTGTCCTATTTATCATCACATGGACTATGATGTCCAGGCTACTTGTAACATTTGGATCTCCGTAA